The DNA window TGTTTTGCATGGAAGCGGCATATCTACCTTAACAGTAGCCTCgaagaaattttaattttctaagAAAGGTCCTTTATCGAAAAGTAAATCCCAACGTCCTGAAGTTAAGCCTTAAGCTTTCTTAGAGCAAGCAAACCAATCAACCTAACATGAAAATGaactgattttattttaagtcACATCACAATCACAAATGAGACCCCTTTTCTCAGTGCATTTGGAAATGGAATGGGGGAACACATAAACAAATGCGAAGCACAGCGGTTTTAAGGCTTTAAATATAGAGAGAACCCCGGGCAGACCCAGATATAATGTTCAGGTCACCATATAGGCCGAATTGTGGATCGGGTTTTGTACATTTCTCAGTTTTGAAAACACCggaccaaaacaaaacaaaggcaaCCGACGACTTGTGAGTCATTTTATGCAATCGACAATGGTTTCCGAAAGTGGGTTGAGTGAAGGAGAGCAGAAGCGGAAGCGCAGAGAGCgaagagagaaagagcggttCCTCACTGCgctgcattttaattgcctgTCTCTGACAAGGTTTACACTTTTAAGATTCTACACAGTTTTCACATAATAATGTTAACGGTGACCACACAGCACCCGAAAAACACCCACACGTACATTTATGTACAACCTTACACGAATACGCTTAGCAAATCGCACAATGAAGTTTCACGCTCTCACTCTCACATACTATTTTTTTCTTAGCGATTTGGAGACCTGTCTTTTGGCTTTATTTATGcctatttgttgtttttatgcaGCCCAGCTGCTGATTACATTTTCGATTTCTAGTCATTCTTGCGGACAATTATCAAAATAGAACCTTGCGAGCCATGGTAAACAAACATAATTTTAGTTTTGCCCTTTTTAAAGATTAATTTTCGATTTAACAGCCTGGCAAGGACAAGATTTAACAGCAGTACGGTACCGATGGTTAAAGCGACGTCAGATGTTGGAAACTAACTGAAATGGAATTTCTTATTGCTTACATTTCTCTCCGCGAGTCCAATAAGAAAACCAGCGCACGCACGCGAGCGAACGAACGAGTCTGAATTCTGACTGGAGTGTGGGACAGTGGAACGTATTCAGCAGTCAGCAAGTGCGCAAAGAGAATAGGTGCGAGGGAGAGAGTGCTAGCGCTGTGTACACGTTGTCTGTTTGGAGTTGTGCTCATCCCCTCTACCCGGCACCATACATCGAACTGCCACCCACTGACTGTCTCTCTCGCTCTACTGCAACGTTTTGGGGCGGGAGCTGTCGTGCCCGCAGAGTTCTAAGCTGAATTCCTATGCGCTTGAGTGTTCGTCTGTGAGCAGTTTGAGATAGCAGATAACAGTAAGACGTCgataataaaaactatttcaCGTGCTAACAGACATAATAGACTGGAATATTTGATTTCCTACTAATTGTtgctttttaaatataaaattttaaatttttatccAACTTCACATTAAACAATTGAGAACGCCTTTATTTACATGTCGATAGAAATTGACAAAATGTGGGCATGAAAGTTTCAAGCGCACTATAATCCCAATACTAAATTACGGCAGAAAGGCCACGTAGTGACAAGGAGCATCAGGAGAGAATGCGGATAAGAATAGTGTCAGAGtactaaaattaaaaacagttAAGCTGATTACTAACAGTCTCTAAACACTTCCTATTATTTTCGCAAATATCCCAAAAAATATGCAGATATAGCAGTCATTGAAGCAAAATCCTCGAAatgtttcttttaattttgcatttgAATTCATAATTGTCTTTCAAATACATAGTATATTTAGCGAGTTAACACCGTActgtgctgcagttgctgtgAATGACGAGAGCGAGAAAGAAAGTCTCTCGCCTAAGCTGTTGCTCATGTGTGGGGTTGTTTTAGCTTAGGAGATGGTTTTCCTAGTCAGCGATACCGATAAATATTTTAGGCGCCGTTGTTTTACCCATTTGAAATTGTAAACTGATCCAAAAACATTTTACTTAGAAAAATGAGGGAATCAGCTCTCGTGATTGACCAAAAATATCAACGCGCACAGacgcatacatatgtatgtttggACTTTTGAGCTGATTAAAGACGATAATAAACTGGCAGTGGTTCTTCAATTAGAGAAAGTGACGTCACATATAAAGAAGTTCTTCTTCGTACATTCCGCTCTTGCAGATATGGGCGTCAGGAGAGACATAGATAGCCGCAGAAATAAGAGAGATGTCAAGAGAAAATAGAAAGTACCAATGGCGGTGAGCGGCGAAATAGAAGAGAGAGCACactggtttttttttcatgaGAGAGCACCGTAAAATGCAtgtgcagcaacaacaaacacaaaataaaacaggaaatgggaaaaaaaagcaacaaatcAGTTTCTGAACTCCAccaaaagccataaaaaacaaaaaaaaaagttaaccCCTTTTGTTTGTTCCTTTCGCTCTTGCATTAACACCGAAACCCCAAGGTTTTTTTCTTTCACAAATCGAAGTTCAGGTTCATTGCCTTACATGTGTGGCtccttgttttatttttataccccCTATTCGTAGAAAAAAGGGTATACTAAACTAGAAGTAGAAAGAAGCAATTCCGTTTAAAAGCTAGAAAGTTAAGATTAGGCGTGCATATTCCAGGGACGCCGACGCAGCGTTAAAAACTCGATAACAGTATAGACGATCAGATACCCCTTATTCAGCAAGCTGAAGAGCAAGGGATACAGTTTAAAATTCGTTtcacaaataacaaaaaacaaatcaaatcaaagcattttcaaaattttggAACTGATTTTGCCGTTTTAGGGCGTTGGAAAATGTGTTTAGCATTTTTATAGAAACTAACGGGAAAAATCTGAAATGAAAAGAGGAGTCTTATTGCCTCGACTATCAAGTACCCTTCAATGAGAGTGCGGAGGAGAAATTTCGATATtcttttggcaaatcgataaatTGGGAAGACAAAAAATCGGTTATCCCGATATCCAAATATATCCAAATAATaacatattatataaaaaaaaacaacgatactatgcaaatgaaagtagACTTTTGGTAATGTTTCGTTCGAATAGCAATACAACTAagttatttaaacaaaaaaagttgTATTACCCACAAGGGTATAAACGTGTACATTTAATAACTGCCGGAAGAATCAACAACAGAATACCGCTTTGGTAAGAAAAGGGTGTTGGTATTTATATTGACATTGACAACCAAATATATATGAACAAAAACTGCACGGCTTTAAAAGATTAAATAATGTTAAAAAACTTTTGACTGCAATTAAATGTAATGGAACATTTCCTACAAACGATGCTAGCGGTCATTGACTTACGGTTTTGGTTGTTGGCGCCATCATGGAATTCGGCATCGAAGATCGCTTCCTGCTCGCCAGCTGTACCACTTCTCTTTCTGATCATAGCAGAAGCGCCTTTGACTCCGGTTTCTTCATCAGCATTGACCCTAAACTTTGCTTGATTGTTCGAGCCGCTGCTGGTTTTAAACATGTCATCCGAAACTGGAGAAATGGCACCAAAGTGCTCCAAGAAAACATCGTCCTTCTCATCGCTGGCGCTCAGCGTGGCTTGCTCTTTAGCAGAGAGAGCCTGCTCCTCCAACACAACGGTGCCATTTCCCAATGGTGACACTGGAGAATTCGCCTCATGGATAGGGGGTCTTTTTAAATGTTGATGGGTAGGAATAGGTGGTGAATTTGAAATTGGTGCTTGGCGTTCCTTCCAAGTTTGCTGAGGCGAATTCATCACGGCTACTTCATCTGCCCTCATGGAGATATCTACATCCATGACTTCATCAGCCCCGGTATCTTCGGTGGCCTCCACCGCTGGAGAGGCATTCTGCTGCATGCAGAAGGTGCGGCGAGTGTTCTCCTTTTCCATACAGAAAGTCCGACGCGATTTGgcctcctcctcttccttcGTGGCCTGAACCACCGAGAAAGTGCGGCGCTGTTTATCATCGACCGATCCCAGACTTACGGCGAAGTTGGATGAAGGCTCAATATTCTCTGTACCCTTCTGAGATTTGTCCTCCGTAATGCTTCCGCTGTCAAAGGTCATATTTGACGGAGTGGGAGAAATTTCGCTCATGGGCAAGGTTTCGTTGAGGTGCTGCTTCTCAGGACTGGGTTGTGTTAACTGAAACACTATTGGTGATTTCGCTATGACTCCGGCACCGAAATCGCTTTGCTTGCGATCTGAAGAACGTTCTACAACAGCCTCTTCCAAATAGGGCATGTCCTTTTGCTCGGGCTGAGCACGGGGTGAGCGTGGAAAGTGGGACTGTTTTTCAGCAGGTTCTTTGATGGGGAAACTGGGCGAAGTGGGTTCTGGAAGGCTTGCAGTGGTTGTATTTCCTTTCAGATCCAAGGAAAGTGGCGTTGGGGAGACTGCCACCACGGGTACGCGGCCGTGTGATAGCTGCTTAAATACCACCTTTTCCGCCGTGGGGTCATCATCGGGCAAGGGCAGCTCCCTCAGAGCCAGGAACTCTAGTTCCTCCGCTGTTTTTGGGCGATGTGTAGGTATGGGCGGAGAACGGGGCAGTTCCATCATTTTTGCTTGAAGTGTGGGTATCGGCGGTGAGAGTGGTGCTGATGGGACAGATTCCACAGGCAGCTCTATTTCAGTCATCTTCAATGGACTCTCTTTGCCTGCAGTTTTTTGAtccattttattattttgaaaatcCGTATCATTTTCAACGCAGGGTTTTGAAAAAGATTTGCTTGAAACGGGAGAAAGAGTATGCATTTGCTCCTGCCGACATGAGTTAAGCACTGGGGCATCATCCACTCTCATGGATTCATCCACGTCCATGTGATCAAGCTCCTCCACATTTCTGTCTTCAGTTGCCTCCATAGCTGGGGATGCACTTTGCTCAAGGCTGATGGCAGTGCATGTTCTCTCCATTGATTCTAATTGCTTCTCTTGATAAGGGCATTCTAGATTATTTGCTAGTTTTGTGGACAGTTCTGAAGAAGCCTCTTTGAGATTTAAGGCTATTTTAGGTTCCTCAGGATTTTGTGCCTCCTCCATCTGCGCACTACTGACCGGATGGTGGTCCTCTTTCTGAAATACATCTTCTGTATCCGTTTGCTTTTCCTCATGATGCTTAGCTAAGTCTTTCGTAGAGTCCAAGGCAGATAAGGTGAGCTCCGGCTCAAGAAGTTGTGTACCAGACTCCTCAGACAATACTGATTCTACGAATGGTGGCTCCTTTGCATTACTATTGCGTTTAGAGTGTTTGGCTAACTGGTCTAGTTCAACCCTATTTTGTTCCTGATTTGGAAGGTGCACAGAATTATTCTCTGGTTTTGGCTGGGTTACGCTGAGAATATGCGTTTGCATAAGATGATGGTCTTCCGCATCCAAGGAGTCCTTTAACATTTCCATGGTTTCGTTTAGGTCATCATCCACATCCATGTCTTCATAGCTGACGTTGTTGTGCTGGCTAACCGCTAAAGGATCGTTGAATGCAGCATCCAGTGTAGAAGCTGAGGTCATGGACAGCTGCTGCTCCAAAACATCATTAAGGGCACTTGAATAGGCCTCTAACTCCGATCGATCTCCGGTATAGCGCTCGCTATGAAGCGATAAACACTCGACAAAAACATCCGAATCCGAATGGTTGGTTTTCAGTTGAGCTAAGGGCGGAATGAAGGCGAtgtattaattaattagttaTAGTAAAAATATCGGAtacttatatacatataagaaaattatttatataattaatacaAAGAGATTTGTATTCTTAAACTTGGAAATGATTTCTTTTCCCCAGCTGGGACCTTTCCTTTGCATAAATGATGGTATTGAAATAGAAGAAAATACTTCCCTCTTCGGGCGCGTTTCGTATTAAATTCTTTTGTGCATCAATATAAATTCTCCACCTTACGAGATTTCTGTGTTACACAAACTAGATTTACTCACTGTCCATATCGGTACTTAAAGGAGCCAGTTCCGGTATTTGCGTCTCATCGAACTCGGGAAGACCTCCAAACTTTGGAACGAGGTCGTCGTCTAGCTTACGGCCACCGGGTACCGCCGTCTGATGGCCCAGAGCTGCCGCCATTGCCTTCTGTTGATCCATGCTCGTCGGCTTGGGACTGGGCTTCACCGCCAGCGGACTCAGCTGCCAACAAGAGATGCAAAGTTGTAAGAACATAGTTATCAAGATGTACATCGCTTTCATGATTCGaatagttttaaataaaataattttggcGAGAAAACATAGGCATAATCCAAAAAATTGGCAGATGAAAAACGTAAACAACCGATGTTGGGAATGGGGTTTTAAATATGATCACGAGTAGCAGCTGGTTGGTCATTTAATTAGGAATTTTTGACAAATTGCCTAAATGAAAAAAGGCAAGAGCCGCACCACAGGTTGGCATAAATAAATCGCATTTGGGATGACTTTTCCCGCATTTAACCTTTGCcaagaaattaaacaaaggcATAGGACCCCCATTCTTAGTTATTATCATatacaaaagaataaattattatgaaATTATTATCTCCATTTGAAAGACTTCAATCTCATCCATTACAAAGCGAATATCCTAAATATCGAATGGCAAGCCAGATGCCTTCTATTCtcgctttaaaaaaaaacatacattTCAAATGTTTGTCGCAGTCGGTCAGTCAACAAAAGCAAATGTCATTAATTAAAAAGCCAGCCAAGACGTACAAATCGGGTATATGTGGCATATGTATGGGAGGGTGGCAACGAAACGGATTGAGGAGCAAAAGGTGGGGAGATGGACGTGGAACTGGGTCGGCGTCAGCTTTTGTGCAGTGCGAAATAAACATGCCGCGGATTCAATGCGGCCGTCCGCCATGTTTTATGTCTATTTAGGTTTGGGAGCATCGTTCTACACGCGGAATTTAATTAGAGCGCATTACAGTATAATGGGTGCTGCAAGGTTAAAGTCAGAAGAATAAGGCGGGTGGAGGCCGTCTTATGAGCGGGACACTAAAAATTAGGATGGTGTCAACAAATAAGTAGGACAGCAGACCAATTTCTccgtttttaattttaatttttcgacaATGGGCTCAAATTTGAGGGGTCATGGGAAACAGATTCTAGCGGAATATTAGCCCAAGCTAATGGCTAGATACAACGcgatttaaaataatattttctgCAACGCAATAAGTTGACGAACCAACCGCATAAATACTAAATATGCAATAGGCAAAACACAATGGGATACtagaaaaatattacaatGAGTACATTCATGCACTTTCCCTAATACTAGAATACAGAATAGACAGTTCTAATCTTTGAGACATACCTCGCCACTCATGGCTTGCAAGTGTTCCAATTCGTTAGCACTAACTTGGTTCAGATTGAAGTTTATTTCGCTTAGAAATTTCTGTATTTCTTCTCTACTATCAGTGCTGTCCTCGGGGGCTGGGAGTGGTTTCGAGATGGATTCCATAAATAGATCACAGTGCTTTCCCTCCAGTCGCTGCAGCTCCTCAGAGGCGGACTCCAGTAACGTGTCCAGGTGCGCGGATACACGTGTAACTCCTCCCTTATCCCTCGGTGTAGAACATTCATCAGCGGGACTAGCAGCTTCTAGGGCTTCCATTGTCGTTGGCTGGTTGGTGCTGATGCCAGTGGTGGCGATGCTTTTGGGTCTTTTGATGATATTCGCGAGGAAATCCATGCCGCTCTACGCGCGATTAACTCCTGAGACGCGATGCGGTTCACTTGGTTCCGAAAACCAATGGATCTATAGAGTTCCTTGGTTTGGTCTTTagtgtttttattattttttttgcctttttcggGGCTTCCGTTGTGACACAGATTTGGGCTCGCCTACTCGGTAAAATCTTTACTGTGATTTTCCGCTTCCATTTTATTGGGTAATACCGCCGGGTTTCTCACGGCCCGTTGTCGCGTGCGGTTCTCACTGGCTCCCGATCATGTCTGcctttaaaatcaatttaaaaatattttcgttttcaatttgctCTGCTCTGTTCAGCGTCACACATGCACGAATACGTTGAGCACGGCGAGAGTGCGGGGGATCGACGACCGAGTGAGAGAACGAATAGTTTGAATGGCATCCACATAACGATCCGGATGTTTTCGTATGTCTATATGTTTGGATCGTTTTGGCCCACATGGCGTTCTCCCCTTATCAGCACGGTCCTCTCTTCCTTTTATAATACTGCCTTATGTTTTTCAGATGTCAGACGGCGGCTACGGACACCTTTGTATATTCCAAATTATGGATTTCATTCCAAACTAAAACATGTATTAGGCACATCCCTAGTCTTGATATAGTTCCGATAAGCTATACTCTGAATTTTGAAGCAATAATATTTCTAATgaaaatttaatcaaaacaagagagaactCTAGTCGTTTTTCTCGACTACCCATTACTCAGCTATTGTAGCTACGAGATATATACCTTTCAAAGATTTTATTAGCATATCAATAATAGAAGTCTTCGTGGCCAGATAGACTTGGCTGGTGATTCTGAACATGAGGCTGGTGATTCTATTTCGAGTAAATATATTGGGTTTTAAGAAGCTAGAGGGCAACACACACTTGATCCATTCAAACACACTTCTCTTAGATATATGAAATAAATTTTGGAAACGGGCGAGGTCGTGgacaatatttataaaatgttaATGCCAAAAGAGCGGGCGCAAGTTGACAACCTTTTTGACTGAACTGCagtgaaaaactgaaaaactaGACAGACCTCAGACGAAATTCAGACTGAAAGGCAGCAGTGGAAATGCAAGACACCGCAAATAAGGCGAAGCACTTAAAGAAGGGGATAAATAAATGGGATACGAGAATAGGGCGACCGCCAACTGCTAATAAAGTCTTCGCAAGTCAACTGGAGGAACTCGGTGCAAATTCAACGCTTTGAAGACAGCAttaatttgcacattttcCATACGATTTTTGAGAATAGTCTTATTTGCAAAATGATTTCGGTTAATGATAGACCAGTCGAGGCAGTGCTCCAAAATAATAAATCTGTTGGTTTGGCTCATCACATTGTTTCAAGTGTAGAGGCCTGGTGGGTGCCAGATGACATGCAATCCCACAGCCATTGTTGCGCATCATGGCGCACTATCTGCACGTCGAGACGATTCGAACCGAAGAAGTGCTCCACATTGCCCAACGGCTGACTTTGCATGTTTGGCGAGAAAATGTAAGCAATGAAACGGAATCCCACACGATGGGGCATGACGAGGTGGCAATAGTTAGATGTTGGCTCTAGCGTTATCCAAGCAGGGCGCGACAGGTGACAAGATATCACACGGTGCCCGGCTCACGGAGaatttaaaaacaatgtaGTTTGTTGAAGCATATAAGCCTTGAGTGGAATCCAAAAAGTGGCCACAAATGAGTACACTGATTTCAGAAAACACAATAAATACAAGAGTGTGGGCCCTAGGAACCTCACTGATATTATATTGATTGAATAAATCTGCAAGTTTGGTAAGAACAAGGGACTTCGTTAAGTGTATTTCAATACCTGCTGGCGAGAGTTCAGTTTACAATCCAGTTGTTGTTTATATTATCCGGAGCTTTATAGAAGTGGAATTTGAACCTTAAACTgaaattcgaaaataaaaggaaacaAATATTGAGGAAGAGCCAACTATAAACTGATCTAAAAATAGGCAAATGTGGAAAAGGGTGGAAACCATCTGTAGATCCTCTCTAATGAGCATCTTCGGTGGCAAAAGGGGAGATGGAGTTGAATGACATTTAGTCGAACTCAAATCCTTAGATGTGCGTTTTTTGCACTGTAAACTGCATTAGGCACTGCCATTTTGCAGCCGTTAGCCGTCAACAGATTTATTGGCATAATAGCGATCCACACTGGCATTTTTGATTGGAAAGTGCACCATCTGGAGAGTGCAAATTTCAAGAGGCAAATATATAGGAGGAAGAATAAGTAACTTTTGATTTTCCCTTGGCATACCCGATTCCCTCGTCCGTCGTCCGCCTGTATGGTAATTTTCCCGGACGAGGCCCTCGATTTCCGTGCCTTGCCCGGCTTATTGCCCATTCTCTCGATGGCTATGGCAGATCGGGGAATCTGGTCACCTGGGATGGACAATGTCCGGCGGACACCGATCAACTGGAGAGCTCTCGTCCGCGACAGCTGCCTCAGAGCTAATAGGAACAGCCAATAATGGCAattcatatgtacatacatatgtatttacgATGAACAATTGCGAATAAAGAAAAAAGCAGAACAGCCTGCGACGcagcatacatacatatatgtacaaagTACATAACCgagcacacacatatgtatttgTAGATGCGTGGGTTGTATTATGCCTCTGCCGAAAGTGGCTGCATTGGTACATCGCACATGGTCAGTAGGACGGAGCACGCCCCGAAGTCCAGCTATTGACTTACCTTAATGCCGCCATCGTTTTTGTTGATCTCCCGCAGAATGCCGCGACCGCCAAATTCCATTCCCAGGCCATTTTCTGCGCCGTCGAATTCCATGGCATATGTGTATCCCGGCAGGCAGCGCTCTTCTACAGGCCGATGACACAGTTCAGCTACACGGTTTGGGATAAAACTCTTATTTATCGCAATATGAAATGGGTGACGCGAATTTCCAACGTTGCTTTGGCGAAAATGCCGCTACAATTTGAAGAAGCATAAGTGACAGTGTGGCCGAACTGCCAGCGGGGAAAAATACAACTGGGCAAATGTCTAATAGCATGTAATTAattacaatatttaattgcaattaccAACATTTCGATCACGAGAAAACAATCTTATCATATACTAACAGTGCTCACATTATTTTTTATGGGTATCTATGCATgattaaaaaaaatccaaGAAAATAGTGTTTCCTACATACTTATGTAGACAGTATTATAATACTGCTCAAAAAGTACAAgtcaaaaattaaaacaatgtATAATACAGGTAGATCGCATATACATAAAAGTTCTCAAGTATTTTATTgtgacaaaaaatattttattacttaGTTAATACGCCCTTTTAAACATACATTTGACACACTGCAGTAAAATAATGATATTGGGCATGTTGGGCATGATGCCGAATGCTTAATTTTTTCATATAGTAAAATGTAAGTGGtttgatattatttttataaagaatagcttataataacaataacttaAGAATAATTTTTTGAAAAGTGACCTTATAAAAGAAAGATTTATATGTATCGGATTGTACATATTTTCGGAGTCTGCCGTATTATTAGCACAGCAAGtccaaatatttaatattaatattaaataattaatatcgACGGCAAAAGTAAAAATCAAAGCCACTTCATTCTCTTAAATCAGTAAACGAGAGCACTTTTACTCGACGATTAATCGATTATTATAGCTGGCAACACCGTCACGCTTTTTTGTTACCTTCTAAGAATTGCAACGCAACTgcgttgattttatttattttcttattgcttttgtaaatttttaccgatttaacaacaaaagcaacgcCTCTTCTAACGCCCAAAATTGTACCAATTtacttctttttgttttaatatatttttttttcaatttctagcgatatgccaaaaaatgttgaaatttatttttcgcaCTCCCATTAGCTATGTAATAGATATCCCTCgcttattaaacaaaaaacgagCAAGCCACGATAAAAAATAAGTCAATTCGTCTTTATGATGATGCTTTATTAGAAAAATATTGCTCTTTTGCCATGTATAACATTTGGTTTTATGTAGTAACCAATATCAGATAACATTCAACAAGTTGCTAAGCGTATTCACTAGGTGATgcaactttaaaaatattatgtaaTTTATGCCTTGTGTATTTATGTAGAGCCTGAAAACTACTAAttgatttatattaaattagcTTGGTAATTGATAATTACAATACGTAACGAAAGTAAATTATTCAATGTGTAGGTTAATATTATTGTTGTTCTAATCAATTAGTATTAATAGATTAAGGTAATTAATAAAAGTTGTccataatatataattattgtgtAACTACTCGTATGTCTTTTCATGTAATTCTCTCCAGGTGTTTACAACACAATCACTTAATGTGGAACCACAGGCCTTTAG is part of the Drosophila sechellia strain sech25 chromosome 3R, ASM438219v1, whole genome shotgun sequence genome and encodes:
- the LOC6613860 gene encoding uncharacterized protein LOC6613860 isoform X5 yields the protein MGNKPGKARKSRASSGKITIQADDGRGNRLSPLAVKPSPKPTSMDQQKAMAAALGHQTAVPGGRKLDDDLVPKFGGLPEFDETQIPELAPLSTDMDTQLKTNHSDSDVFVECLSLHSERYTGDRSELEAYSSALNDVLEQQLSMTSASTLDAAFNDPLAVSQHNNVSYEDMDVDDDLNETMEMLKDSLDAEDHHLMQTHILSVTQPKPENNSVHLPNQEQNRVELDQLAKHSKRNSNAKEPPFVESVLSEESGTQLLEPELTLSALDSTKDLAKHHEEKQTDTEDVFQKEDHHPVSSAQMEEAQNPEEPKIALNLKEASSELSTKLANNLECPYQEKQLESMERTCTAISLEQSASPAMEATEDRNVEELDHMDVDESMRVDDAPVLNSCRQEQMHTLSPVSSKSFSKPCVENDTDFQNNKMDQKTAGKESPLKMTEIELPVESVPSAPLSPPIPTLQAKMMELPRSPPIPTHRPKTAEELEFLALRELPLPDDDPTAEKVVFKQLSHGRVPVVAVSPTPLSLDLKGNTTTASLPEPTSPSFPIKEPAEKQSHFPRSPRAQPEQKDMPYLEEAVVERSSDRKQSDFGAGVIAKSPIVFQLTQPSPEKQHLNETLPMSEISPTPSNMTFDSGSITEDKSQKGTENIEPSSNFAVSLGSVDDKQRRTFSVVQATKEEEEAKSRRTFCMEKENTRRTFCMQQNASPAVEATEDTGADEVMDVDISMRADEVAVMNSPQQTWKERQAPISNSPPIPTHQHLKRPPIHEANSPVSPLGNGTVVLEEQALSAKEQATLSASDEKDDVFLEHFGAISPVSDDMFKTSSGSNNQAKFRVNADEETGVKGASAMIRKRSGTAGEQEAIFDAEFHDGANNQNLILNSSDFDYLYTKGSNSAPIDRSSLLLKFDPLLGAPVPVNHPNQQEKALQNILGSNQHQNRLLSPTLEEHETSDGNQSFGLISSAKDTAKKWDFKPPVDRTKKHVKMSVDVIDNDCNKTFDNSNTNTEDKTHNYNDMDELEKKIKNEVTRSEDIEKKLKEGELREEALIKRITEKDKTNAKLNGVIEAYEKAIAELISEKEQQAQLHERQLQEVQADRDANYHHLTSLETTFSDLHVKYEKSKEMTSQLKSNEESLLAERKQMMDNLRLQEQRYDKMKNHAMQQLEIANKKLDTYAREHADETKKLKALLKKEEISRVSMTEQLQQKSRENADLLKICEELIYGKGQGGSS
- the LOC6613860 gene encoding uncharacterized protein LOC6613860 isoform X3 — protein: MDFLANIIKRPKSIATTGISTNQPTTMEALEAASPADECSTPRDKGGVTRVSAHLDTLLESASEELQRLEGKHCDLFMESISKPLPAPEDSTDSREEIQKFLSEINFNLNQVSANELEHLQAMSGELSPLAVKPSPKPTSMDQQKAMAAALGHQTAVPGGRKLDDDLVPKFGGLPEFDETQIPELAPLSTDMDTQLKTNHSDSDVFVECLSLHSERYTGDRSELEAYSSALNDVLEQQLSMTSASTLDAAFNDPLAVSQHNNVSYEDMDVDDDLNETMEMLKDSLDAEDHHLMQTHILSVTQPKPENNSVHLPNQEQNRVELDQLAKHSKRNSNAKEPPFVESVLSEESGTQLLEPELTLSALDSTKDLAKHHEEKQTDTEDVFQKEDHHPVSSAQMEEAQNPEEPKIALNLKEASSELSTKLANNLECPYQEKQLESMERTCTAISLEQSASPAMEATEDRNVEELDHMDVDESMRVDDAPVLNSCRQEQMHTLSPVSSKSFSKPCVENDTDFQNNKMDQKTAGKESPLKMTEIELPVESVPSAPLSPPIPTLQAKMMELPRSPPIPTHRPKTAEELEFLALRELPLPDDDPTAEKVVFKQLSHGRVPVVAVSPTPLSLDLKGNTTTASLPEPTSPSFPIKEPAEKQSHFPRSPRAQPEQKDMPYLEEAVVERSSDRKQSDFGAGVIAKSPIVFQLTQPSPEKQHLNETLPMSEISPTPSNMTFDSGSITEDKSQKGTENIEPSSNFAVSLGSVDDKQRRTFSVVQATKEEEEAKSRRTFCMEKENTRRTFCMQQNASPAVEATEDTGADEVMDVDISMRADEVAVMNSPQQTWKERQAPISNSPPIPTHQHLKRPPIHEANSPVSPLGNGTVVLEEQALSAKEQATLSASDEKDDVFLEHFGAISPVSDDMFKTSSGSNNQAKFRVNADEETGVKGASAMIRKRSGTAGEQEAIFDAEFHDGANNQNRSNSAPIDRSSLLLKFDPLLGAPVPVNHPNQQEKALQNILGSNQHQNRLLSPTLEEHETSDGNQSFGLISSAKDTAKKWDFKPPVDRTKKHVKMSVDVIDNDCNKTFDNSNTNTEDKTHNYNDMDELEKKIKNEVTRSEDIEKKLKEGELREEALIKRITEKDKTNAKLNGVIEAYEKAIAELISEKEQQAQLHERQLQEVQADRDANYHHLTSLETTFSDLHVKYEKSKEMTSQLKSNEESLLAERKQMMDNLRLQEQRYDKMKNHAMQQLEIANKKLDTYAREHADETKKLKALLKKEEISRVSMTEQLQQKSRENADLLKICEELIYGKGQGGSS